A stretch of Buteo buteo chromosome 9, bButBut1.hap1.1, whole genome shotgun sequence DNA encodes these proteins:
- the PHLDB1 gene encoding pleckstrin homology-like domain family B member 1 isoform X12: protein MGTLPRSVPLGAQARTRWQQPVPENARHLQAGTMEACGRTPASPTRRVQTIIQNSPLDLIDTGKGLKVQTEKPHLVSLGSGRLSTAITLLPLEEGRTTIGTAARDIVLQGPGLAPQHCYIENVRGTLTLHPCGNACAIDGVPLRRPTRLTQGCTICLGQATFLRFNHPAEAKWMKSMIPAGGRSPAALYGLPAKPEALVNGGRQPSERGCPSHSSLVSSIEKDLQDIMDSLVLEEPASPGGKKPPARGRSPLSPMVNGGGRCLLSPPPSPGATSGGSSYENFSPLSSPASSGGYTSPSPSSQEQGPAMPPLVPLRSSSYNHAVQPPAQRPPPTPGGGPGEPWPAERLGDSQTGSPRLTPRAAPRPRAALQERPPSPFREPRDPLAPSRQPAGRAVPEARLQPPESPRAARRNVESMRELPPLSPSLSRRAVSPRAAPDAPSPQPRLGREVLGSPRARRKGLEEPRVAGSPSPPLPAETPPRRPSFGTSLSPAYGLGSPAVPSPRQSPRAPRKPLGDPRPPAGPRERKNSITEISDNEDELLEYHRRQRQERVREQEMERLERQRLETILNLCAEYTKTDGTEPGDVHRLLAGDTDAGRRVPRGAVALGRAAEELRQRESLERSDEENLKEECSSTESTHHEHEELAGPRAKEAQRLEEERASVLGRLDQLKGRIKELEQQLQETSREAEMERALLQGERESEAARLRQEQEAVQQLQEKLSSLDASIRKERDKERAKVDAERKELEQLRALYHESKSHLDKCPESMREQLREQMRREAEALETEAKLFEDLEFQQLERESHLEEEREARGQQLLQSRAECHRSIARRKERVAALDAQAAQIRLQSAQEAERLARERNSILQLLQKEKEKLVSLERRYQLVTGGRSFPKMSSALREETLHISEPYELLEGTKPLSPPPAAAASLASPAARSYPKAQEVYRAKTEGDASALAPRMKSGTPSSSQLNLSVLGRSPSPKGPPSPAGSLPRNLAATLQDIETKRQLALQQKAKLLPAEPLQPGDLPGQQVIEEQKRRLAELKQKAAAEAQSQWEALHGQPPFPAAFPPLVHHSILHHHRPHGVGPRAEELDHAYDTLSLESSDSMETSISTGNNSACSPDNISSASGMEAGKIEEMEKMLKEAHAEKSRLMESREREMELRRQALEDERRRREQLERRLQDETARRQKLVEKEVKLREKHFSQARPLTRYLPIRKEDFDLRLHIESSGHSVDTCYHVILTEKMCKGYLVKMGGKIKSWKKRWFVFDRMKRTLSYYVDKHETKLKGVIYFQAIEEVYYDHLRSAAKSPNPALTFCVKTHDRLYYMVAPSAEAMRIWMDVIVTGAEGYTQFMN from the exons ATGGGCACCCTGCCGCGGAGCGTCCCGCTCGGCGCCCAGGCCAGGACCAGGTGGCAG CAGCCTGTGCCCGAGAACGCCCGGCATCTCCAAGCGGGCACCATGGAGGCATGCGGCAGGACCCCCGCCAGCCCGACCCGCAGAGTCCAGACCATCATCCAG aACAGCCCCCTGGACCTGATCGACACGGGCAAGGGGCTGAAGGTGCAGACGGAGAAGCCGCACTTGGTGagcctgggcagcggccggctCAGCACCGCCATCACGCTCCTGCCCCTGGAGGAAG GGAGGACCACCATCGGCACGGCCGCGAGGGACATCGTCCTGCAGGGCCCTGGGCTGGCACCGCAGCACTGCTACATCGAGAACGTGCGGGGGACGCTCACCCTGCACCCCTGCGGCAACGCCTGCGCCATTGACGGCGTGCCCCTGCGGCGGCCCACGCGCCTCACCCAAG gctgcaccATCTGCCTGGGCCAGGCCACCTTCCTCCGCTTCAACCACCCTGCCGAGGCCAAGTGGATGAAGAGCATGATCCCGGCGGGGGGCAGGAGCCCAGCGGCTCTCTACGGGCTGCCAGCAA AGCCTGAGGCCCTGGTGAACGGTGGCCGCCAGCCGTCAGAGCGTGGGTGTCCCAGCCACAGCTCCCTCGTCAGCTCCATTGAGAAGGACCTACAGGACATCATGGACTCACTGGTGCTGGAGGAGCCGGCGTCGCCCGGCGGCAAGAAGCCGCCCGCCCGTGGCCggtcccccctctcccccatgGTGAACGGGGGTGGGCGCTGCctcctgtcccccccacccagccctggGGCCACCTCGGGAGGCTCCAGCTACGAGAACttctcccccctctcctccccggcCAGCAGCGGTGGCTACACCAGCCCCTCGCCtagcagccaggagcagggtcCGGCCATGCCCCCCCTCGTCCCGCTCCGCTCCTCCAGCTACAACCACGCTGTGCAGCCACCCGCCCAGCGCCCACCCCCCACACCCGGCGGGGGTCCCGGCGAGCCTTGGCCGGCCGAGAGGCTCGGGGACAGCCAGACAGGCAGCCCCCGGCTGACCCCCAGGGCAGCACCGCGGCCACGGGCGGCCCTGCAGGAgcggccccccagccccttccgGGAGCCGCGGGACCCCCTGGCCCCCAGCCGGCAGCCTGCCGGCCGGGCGGTCCCAGAGGcccggctgcagccccccgAGAGCCCGCGGGCGGCCCGGAGGAACGTGGAGAGCATGCGGGAGCTGCCCCCCCTGAGCCCCTCCTTGTCGCGCCGGGCTGtcagcccccgggcagcccccgacgccccctccccacagccccggctgggcagggaggtgcTCGGCAGCCCCCGTGCCAGGCGCAAGGGTCTGGAGGAGCCGAGGGTCGCTGGGAGTCCCTCGCCCCCATTGCCAGCGGAGacccccccgcgccgccccaGCTTCGGCACCAGCCTGAGTCCGGCGTACGGGTTGGGCTCCCCGGCCGTGCCCTCGCCCCGGCAGAGCCCCCGCGCCCCCAGGAAGCCCTTGGGGGACCCACGGCCACCGGCAGGGCCGCGGGAACGCAAGAACAGCATCACTGAGATCAGCGACAACGAGGACGAGCTGCTGGAGTACCACCGGCGTCAGCGGCAGGAGCGGGTGCGGGAGCAGGAGATGGAGCGCCTG GAGCGGCAGCGCCTGGAGACCATCCTGAACCTCTGCGCAGAGTACACGAAGACGGACGGCACCGAGCCGGGCGACGTGCACCGACTCCTGGCTGGTGACACGGATGCCGGCCGGCGGGTGCCCAGGGGTGCCGTGGCTCTGGGCCGTGCTGCTGAGGAACTGCGGCAGAGGGAGAGCCTGGAGAGGTCGGACGAGGAGAACCTGAAGGAGGagtgcagcagcactgagagcACCCACCATGAG CACGAGGAGCTGGCGGGCCCGCGGGCCAAGGAGGCGCAGCGGCTGGAGGAGGAGCGTGCCAGCGTGCTTGGCCGCTTGGACCAGCTGAAGGGCCGCATCaaggagctggagcagcagctgcaggagacGTCGCGAGAG GCGGAGATGGAGCGGGCGCTGCTGCAGGGCGAGCGGGAGTCGGAGGCGGCACGGCTGCGGCAGGAGCAGGAGGCggtgcagcagctgcaggagaagctCTCCAGCCTGGACGCCAGCATCCGGAAGGAGCGGGACAAG GAAAGGGCAAAGGTTGATGCTGAAAGGAAGGAGCTAGAGCAACTCCGGGCGCTTTACCATGAGTCGAAGAGCCACCTTGATAAGTGCCCTGAGTCAATGCGGGAGCAGTTGCGGGAGCAGATGCGAAGG GAGGCGGAGGCGCTGGAGACGGAGGCCAAGCTGTTTGAGGACCTGGAGTTCCAGCAGCTGGAACGGGAGAGCCACCTCGAGGAGGAGCGCGAAGCACggggccagcagctcctgcagagccggGCCGAGTGCCACCGCAGCATTGCCCGCAGGAAG gaGCGGGTGGCCGCACTGGATGCCCAGGCTGCCCAGATCCGGCTGCAGAGCGCCCAGGAGGCTGAGCGCCTGGCCAGGGAGAGGAACAGcatcctgcagctcctgcagaag gagaaggagaagcttGTGTCTCTGGAGAGGCGATACCAGCTCGTCACAGGCGGCAGGAGCTTCCCCAAAATGTCCTCAGCTCTCAGAGAG GAGACCCTCCATATCTCAGAGCCTTATGAGCTGTTGGAGGGAACTAAGCCCCTGAGTCCCCCGCcggcagcagctgcctccttAGCTTCTCCTGCCGCCCGCTCCTACCCCAAGGCACAAGAG GTCTATCGTGCCAAAACAGAGGGTGACGCCAGTGCCCTCGCCCCTCGGATGAAGAGTGGGACCCCCTCATCCTCACAGCTCAACCTCTCCGTGCTGGGACGCAGCCCCTCGCCTAAG GGCCCCCCAAGCCCGGCAGGCAGCCTGCCCCGCAACCTGGCAGCCACACTGCAGGACATCGAGACCAAGCGCCAGCTGGCCCTGCAGCAGAAGG CCaagctgctcccagcagagcccTTGCAGCCGGGCGATCTACCAG GTCAGCAGGTGATCGAGGAGCAGAAGCGGCGGCTCGCGGagctgaagcagaaagcagctgcCGAAGCTCAGTCCCAGTGGGAAGCCTTGCACGGGCAGccccccttccctgctgccttccccccGCTCGTGCATCACTCCATCCTCCACCACCACCGTCCCCACGGCGTCGGGCCCCGGGCCGAGGAGCTGGACCATGCGTATGACACCCTCAGCCTGGAGAGCTCAGACAGCATGGAGACCAGCATCTCCACTGGCAACAACTCTGCCTGCTCGCCTGACAACATCTCCAG TGCCAGCGGGATGGAGGCGGGGAAGATCgaggagatggagaagatgCTGAAGGAGGCGCACGCGGAGAAGTCGCGGCTGATGGAATCCCGG GAGCGGGAGATGGAGCTGCGGCGGCAGGCGCTGGAGGACGAGCGCCGGCGCCGGGAGCAGCTGGAACGCCGGCTGCAGGATGAGACCGCACGGCGGCAGAAGCTGGTGGAGAAGGAGGTCAAGCTGCGGGAGAAGCACTTCTCGCAG GCTCGTCCCCTGACGCGGTACCTCCCCATCCGCAAGGAGGATTTTGACCTGCGGCTGCACATCGAGTCCTCGGGCCACAGCGTGGACACCTGCTACCACGTCATCCTGACGGAGAAGATGTGCAAGGGCTACCTGGTCAAGATGGGCGGCAAGATCAAGTCTTGGAAGAAGCGCTGGTTCGTCTTCGACCGCATGAAGCGCACCCTCTCCTACTACGTGG ATAAACACGAGACAAAGCTGAAAGGCGTCATCTACTTCCAAGCCATCGAAGAGGTTTACTATGACCACCTCCGCAGCGCTGCAAAG agcCCCAACCCTGCGCTCACCTTCTGCGTCAAGACCCACGACCGCCTCTACTACATGGTGGCACCCTCAGCCGAGGCCATGCGCATCTGGATGGACGTCATCGTCACCGGGGCAGAGGGGTACACCCAGTTCATGAACtga
- the PHLDB1 gene encoding pleckstrin homology-like domain family B member 1 isoform X15, protein MGTLPRSVPLGAQARTRWQQPVPENARHLQAGTMEACGRTPASPTRRVQTIIQNSPLDLIDTGKGLKVQTEKPHLVSLGSGRLSTAITLLPLEEGRTTIGTAARDIVLQGPGLAPQHCYIENVRGTLTLHPCGNACAIDGVPLRRPTRLTQGCTICLGQATFLRFNHPAEAKWMKSMIPAGGRSPAALYGLPAKPEALVNGGRQPSERGCPSHSSLVSSIEKDLQDIMDSLVLEEPASPGGKKPPARGRSPLSPMVNGGGRCLLSPPPSPGATSGGSSYENFSPLSSPASSGGYTSPSPSSQEQGPAMPPLVPLRSSSYNHAVQPPAQRPPPTPGGGPGEPWPAERLGDSQTGSPRLTPRAAPRPRAALQERPPSPFREPRDPLAPSRQPAGRAVPEARLQPPESPRAARRNVESMRELPPLSPSLSRRAVSPRAAPDAPSPQPRLGREVLGSPRARRKGLEEPRVAGSPSPPLPAETPPRRPSFGTSLSPAYGLGSPAVPSPRQSPRAPRKPLGDPRPPAGPRERKNSITEISDNEDELLEYHRRQRQERVREQEMERLERQRLETILNLCAEYTKTDGTEPGDVHRLLAGDTDAGRRVPRGAVALGRAAEELRQRESLERSDEENLKEECSSTESTHHEHEELAGPRAKEAQRLEEERASVLGRLDQLKGRIKELEQQLQETSREAEMERALLQGERESEAARLRQEQEAVQQLQEKLSSLDASIRKERDKEAEALETEAKLFEDLEFQQLERESHLEEEREARGQQLLQSRAECHRSIARRKERVAALDAQAAQIRLQSAQEAERLARERNSILQLLQKEKEKLVSLERRYQLVTGGRSFPKMSSALREVYRAKTEGDASALAPRMKSGTPSSSQLNLSVLGRSPSPKGPPSPAGSLPRNLAATLQDIETKRQLALQQKAKLLPAEPLQPGDLPGQQVIEEQKRRLAELKQKAAAEAQSQWEALHGQPPFPAAFPPLVHHSILHHHRPHGVGPRAEELDHAYDTLSLESSDSMETSISTGNNSACSPDNISSASGMEAGKIEEMEKMLKEAHAEKSRLMESREREMELRRQALEDERRRREQLERRLQDETARRQKLVEKEVKLREKHFSQARPLTRYLPIRKEDFDLRLHIESSGHSVDTCYHVILTEKMCKGYLVKMGGKIKSWKKRWFVFDRMKRTLSYYVDKHETKLKGVIYFQAIEEVYYDHLRSAAKSPNPALTFCVKTHDRLYYMVAPSAEAMRIWMDVIVTGAEGYTQFMN, encoded by the exons ATGGGCACCCTGCCGCGGAGCGTCCCGCTCGGCGCCCAGGCCAGGACCAGGTGGCAG CAGCCTGTGCCCGAGAACGCCCGGCATCTCCAAGCGGGCACCATGGAGGCATGCGGCAGGACCCCCGCCAGCCCGACCCGCAGAGTCCAGACCATCATCCAG aACAGCCCCCTGGACCTGATCGACACGGGCAAGGGGCTGAAGGTGCAGACGGAGAAGCCGCACTTGGTGagcctgggcagcggccggctCAGCACCGCCATCACGCTCCTGCCCCTGGAGGAAG GGAGGACCACCATCGGCACGGCCGCGAGGGACATCGTCCTGCAGGGCCCTGGGCTGGCACCGCAGCACTGCTACATCGAGAACGTGCGGGGGACGCTCACCCTGCACCCCTGCGGCAACGCCTGCGCCATTGACGGCGTGCCCCTGCGGCGGCCCACGCGCCTCACCCAAG gctgcaccATCTGCCTGGGCCAGGCCACCTTCCTCCGCTTCAACCACCCTGCCGAGGCCAAGTGGATGAAGAGCATGATCCCGGCGGGGGGCAGGAGCCCAGCGGCTCTCTACGGGCTGCCAGCAA AGCCTGAGGCCCTGGTGAACGGTGGCCGCCAGCCGTCAGAGCGTGGGTGTCCCAGCCACAGCTCCCTCGTCAGCTCCATTGAGAAGGACCTACAGGACATCATGGACTCACTGGTGCTGGAGGAGCCGGCGTCGCCCGGCGGCAAGAAGCCGCCCGCCCGTGGCCggtcccccctctcccccatgGTGAACGGGGGTGGGCGCTGCctcctgtcccccccacccagccctggGGCCACCTCGGGAGGCTCCAGCTACGAGAACttctcccccctctcctccccggcCAGCAGCGGTGGCTACACCAGCCCCTCGCCtagcagccaggagcagggtcCGGCCATGCCCCCCCTCGTCCCGCTCCGCTCCTCCAGCTACAACCACGCTGTGCAGCCACCCGCCCAGCGCCCACCCCCCACACCCGGCGGGGGTCCCGGCGAGCCTTGGCCGGCCGAGAGGCTCGGGGACAGCCAGACAGGCAGCCCCCGGCTGACCCCCAGGGCAGCACCGCGGCCACGGGCGGCCCTGCAGGAgcggccccccagccccttccgGGAGCCGCGGGACCCCCTGGCCCCCAGCCGGCAGCCTGCCGGCCGGGCGGTCCCAGAGGcccggctgcagccccccgAGAGCCCGCGGGCGGCCCGGAGGAACGTGGAGAGCATGCGGGAGCTGCCCCCCCTGAGCCCCTCCTTGTCGCGCCGGGCTGtcagcccccgggcagcccccgacgccccctccccacagccccggctgggcagggaggtgcTCGGCAGCCCCCGTGCCAGGCGCAAGGGTCTGGAGGAGCCGAGGGTCGCTGGGAGTCCCTCGCCCCCATTGCCAGCGGAGacccccccgcgccgccccaGCTTCGGCACCAGCCTGAGTCCGGCGTACGGGTTGGGCTCCCCGGCCGTGCCCTCGCCCCGGCAGAGCCCCCGCGCCCCCAGGAAGCCCTTGGGGGACCCACGGCCACCGGCAGGGCCGCGGGAACGCAAGAACAGCATCACTGAGATCAGCGACAACGAGGACGAGCTGCTGGAGTACCACCGGCGTCAGCGGCAGGAGCGGGTGCGGGAGCAGGAGATGGAGCGCCTG GAGCGGCAGCGCCTGGAGACCATCCTGAACCTCTGCGCAGAGTACACGAAGACGGACGGCACCGAGCCGGGCGACGTGCACCGACTCCTGGCTGGTGACACGGATGCCGGCCGGCGGGTGCCCAGGGGTGCCGTGGCTCTGGGCCGTGCTGCTGAGGAACTGCGGCAGAGGGAGAGCCTGGAGAGGTCGGACGAGGAGAACCTGAAGGAGGagtgcagcagcactgagagcACCCACCATGAG CACGAGGAGCTGGCGGGCCCGCGGGCCAAGGAGGCGCAGCGGCTGGAGGAGGAGCGTGCCAGCGTGCTTGGCCGCTTGGACCAGCTGAAGGGCCGCATCaaggagctggagcagcagctgcaggagacGTCGCGAGAG GCGGAGATGGAGCGGGCGCTGCTGCAGGGCGAGCGGGAGTCGGAGGCGGCACGGCTGCGGCAGGAGCAGGAGGCggtgcagcagctgcaggagaagctCTCCAGCCTGGACGCCAGCATCCGGAAGGAGCGGGACAAG GAGGCGGAGGCGCTGGAGACGGAGGCCAAGCTGTTTGAGGACCTGGAGTTCCAGCAGCTGGAACGGGAGAGCCACCTCGAGGAGGAGCGCGAAGCACggggccagcagctcctgcagagccggGCCGAGTGCCACCGCAGCATTGCCCGCAGGAAG gaGCGGGTGGCCGCACTGGATGCCCAGGCTGCCCAGATCCGGCTGCAGAGCGCCCAGGAGGCTGAGCGCCTGGCCAGGGAGAGGAACAGcatcctgcagctcctgcagaag gagaaggagaagcttGTGTCTCTGGAGAGGCGATACCAGCTCGTCACAGGCGGCAGGAGCTTCCCCAAAATGTCCTCAGCTCTCAGAGAG GTCTATCGTGCCAAAACAGAGGGTGACGCCAGTGCCCTCGCCCCTCGGATGAAGAGTGGGACCCCCTCATCCTCACAGCTCAACCTCTCCGTGCTGGGACGCAGCCCCTCGCCTAAG GGCCCCCCAAGCCCGGCAGGCAGCCTGCCCCGCAACCTGGCAGCCACACTGCAGGACATCGAGACCAAGCGCCAGCTGGCCCTGCAGCAGAAGG CCaagctgctcccagcagagcccTTGCAGCCGGGCGATCTACCAG GTCAGCAGGTGATCGAGGAGCAGAAGCGGCGGCTCGCGGagctgaagcagaaagcagctgcCGAAGCTCAGTCCCAGTGGGAAGCCTTGCACGGGCAGccccccttccctgctgccttccccccGCTCGTGCATCACTCCATCCTCCACCACCACCGTCCCCACGGCGTCGGGCCCCGGGCCGAGGAGCTGGACCATGCGTATGACACCCTCAGCCTGGAGAGCTCAGACAGCATGGAGACCAGCATCTCCACTGGCAACAACTCTGCCTGCTCGCCTGACAACATCTCCAG TGCCAGCGGGATGGAGGCGGGGAAGATCgaggagatggagaagatgCTGAAGGAGGCGCACGCGGAGAAGTCGCGGCTGATGGAATCCCGG GAGCGGGAGATGGAGCTGCGGCGGCAGGCGCTGGAGGACGAGCGCCGGCGCCGGGAGCAGCTGGAACGCCGGCTGCAGGATGAGACCGCACGGCGGCAGAAGCTGGTGGAGAAGGAGGTCAAGCTGCGGGAGAAGCACTTCTCGCAG GCTCGTCCCCTGACGCGGTACCTCCCCATCCGCAAGGAGGATTTTGACCTGCGGCTGCACATCGAGTCCTCGGGCCACAGCGTGGACACCTGCTACCACGTCATCCTGACGGAGAAGATGTGCAAGGGCTACCTGGTCAAGATGGGCGGCAAGATCAAGTCTTGGAAGAAGCGCTGGTTCGTCTTCGACCGCATGAAGCGCACCCTCTCCTACTACGTGG ATAAACACGAGACAAAGCTGAAAGGCGTCATCTACTTCCAAGCCATCGAAGAGGTTTACTATGACCACCTCCGCAGCGCTGCAAAG agcCCCAACCCTGCGCTCACCTTCTGCGTCAAGACCCACGACCGCCTCTACTACATGGTGGCACCCTCAGCCGAGGCCATGCGCATCTGGATGGACGTCATCGTCACCGGGGCAGAGGGGTACACCCAGTTCATGAACtga